Proteins encoded within one genomic window of Citricoccus muralis:
- a CDS encoding NADH:flavin oxidoreductase/NADH oxidase, giving the protein MTTSTAFPHLFDSLTIGPLSLRNRTILAPMCMYSITEHDGVPGSWHQVHLGARAAGGFGMVVAEATAVSPEARISPADVGLWNDTQRDAWAPIVETIRSYGALPAVQLAHAGAKASTEPGLPGYTGASVGIDDDGWQTVSPSGINPVSGLAETRELSTEQVRQVVADFVDAARRADEAGFEAVMIHAAHGYLIHQFLSPVTNQRTDEYGGSVENRTRLLREILAEVRAVWPAEKILGLRISGSDYVEGSWSLDDSAELIAGLVDTPQARAQYGLDWVDVSSGGIGDTYRGPSGPGYQLHLAERIHRVAEATRDSERPLTVSAVGIITEPGQAQQIVLSGQADAVSIGRAALADPNWPARASVELRPNSEIPFPPQYHRAQRAL; this is encoded by the coding sequence ATGACCACTTCGACCGCGTTCCCCCATCTGTTTGATTCCCTGACTATCGGGCCGCTGAGCCTGCGCAACCGCACCATCCTGGCCCCGATGTGCATGTACTCGATCACCGAGCACGACGGCGTGCCGGGCTCCTGGCACCAGGTGCATCTCGGCGCCCGTGCGGCTGGAGGATTCGGCATGGTAGTCGCCGAAGCCACCGCCGTCTCACCCGAGGCACGCATCTCCCCGGCCGACGTCGGGCTCTGGAACGACACCCAGCGCGACGCTTGGGCCCCGATCGTCGAGACCATCCGCTCCTACGGTGCGCTGCCCGCCGTGCAGCTGGCCCATGCTGGAGCCAAAGCCTCCACCGAGCCCGGGCTGCCCGGCTACACGGGCGCCTCGGTCGGTATCGACGACGACGGCTGGCAGACTGTGAGCCCCTCGGGCATCAACCCCGTCTCCGGGCTGGCCGAGACCCGCGAACTGAGCACGGAGCAGGTGCGCCAAGTGGTCGCCGATTTCGTGGACGCCGCCCGCCGCGCCGATGAAGCGGGGTTTGAAGCGGTGATGATCCACGCCGCCCACGGCTACCTGATCCACCAGTTCCTCTCCCCGGTGACCAACCAGCGCACCGATGAGTACGGCGGCAGCGTGGAGAACCGCACCCGGTTGCTGCGCGAGATCCTCGCGGAGGTGCGCGCCGTCTGGCCCGCCGAGAAGATCCTGGGGCTGCGCATTTCCGGCTCCGACTACGTGGAGGGCTCCTGGTCGCTGGACGATTCGGCCGAGCTGATCGCCGGGCTCGTGGACACCCCTCAGGCCCGCGCGCAGTACGGGCTCGACTGGGTGGACGTCTCCTCCGGCGGGATCGGCGACACCTACCGGGGCCCCTCCGGCCCCGGCTACCAGCTGCACCTGGCCGAGCGGATCCACCGGGTGGCGGAGGCGACGCGCGACAGCGAGCGTCCGCTCACGGTGTCCGCCGTCGGCATCATCACCGAGCCCGGCCAGGCCCAGCAGATCGTGCTGTCCGGTCAGGCGGATGCGGTCTCGATTGGTCGTGCGGCCCTGGCCGATCCGAACTGGCCGGCCCGCGCCTCCGTCGAGCTGCGCCCGAACAGCGAGATTCCGTTTCCGCCGCAGTACCACCGGGCCCAGCGCGCGCTCTGA
- a CDS encoding HNH endonuclease signature motif containing protein, with the protein MTSVVSSPLLPLLDALDDLSTADLTILLTQGLTTLSRRLSSAHAHDEFSPFHREGADTRQDWGTSFLPNEHGHYTTQGNNDADAIICEDPAASLPSMIEQAAVLGRLCENVETALAGIVGRIFPLHEQRLELLGLPTGRVTHKNAADYLRFQTQVGFGVARRRIQTATAIHPDTTLTSLTDAAGTTTEPPRPDVHDAAVDGEITPRAVQAIIDALRAVEEEARSVSTDPDEVKKLINDGEKTLVTQAREFDDNAFAAYAAGWKERTSNQVNPDGEAPDDTIAEKKRGLRRIGTRGKLNIWQCATDQAGDELFRTLVHAMNNPRATPGSHSGDTTTSDAGTRTQAGADPSVAEGAETTHAVDATGTPVDNLDERTRDQKAHDALIGVLTAGLKVPHNTLPDQGGTRPQMLVTLDLPLLLRMMHQADIAPKNLDPAWLTDGTLTRFELCQGSYTGPISPTAIRHLLCEAEILPVVLGGAGQILDVGTSERFFDKHLRKALVARDGGCAAPGCMAPAPWCESHHIDPARNQGPTSTANGVLLCHHDHRLADRGDWQIRIVDDVPWFTAPPYIDPDQVPRRNTYWRPERQ; encoded by the coding sequence ATGACCAGTGTGGTCTCATCCCCCTTGCTACCCCTGCTCGACGCCCTGGATGACCTCTCCACCGCCGACCTGACCATCCTGCTCACCCAGGGGCTCACCACCCTCAGCCGCCGCCTCTCCAGTGCTCACGCCCACGATGAGTTCAGCCCGTTCCACCGCGAAGGTGCGGACACCCGCCAGGACTGGGGCACCTCATTCCTGCCCAACGAACACGGCCACTACACCACCCAGGGAAACAACGACGCCGACGCCATCATTTGCGAGGACCCTGCCGCGTCCCTGCCCAGCATGATCGAGCAGGCCGCCGTCCTGGGGCGGCTCTGCGAGAACGTCGAGACCGCCCTGGCCGGGATCGTCGGTCGGATCTTCCCGCTGCACGAACAGCGCCTGGAACTGCTCGGCTTGCCCACCGGCCGGGTAACGCACAAAAACGCCGCCGACTACCTCCGCTTCCAGACCCAGGTTGGGTTCGGGGTGGCCCGGCGCCGGATTCAGACCGCCACCGCGATCCACCCCGACACCACGCTCACCAGCCTCACCGACGCCGCAGGCACCACCACCGAACCCCCGCGACCCGACGTTCACGACGCCGCCGTGGATGGCGAAATCACCCCACGCGCCGTCCAGGCCATCATCGATGCCCTCCGTGCGGTGGAAGAAGAAGCCCGCAGTGTCAGCACCGACCCGGACGAGGTCAAAAAACTCATCAACGACGGGGAGAAAACCCTCGTCACACAGGCTCGGGAGTTCGACGACAACGCCTTCGCCGCGTACGCCGCAGGATGGAAGGAACGCACCAGCAACCAGGTGAATCCCGATGGCGAAGCCCCCGACGACACGATCGCTGAGAAAAAACGGGGACTACGCCGCATCGGCACCCGGGGCAAGCTCAACATCTGGCAATGCGCCACCGATCAGGCCGGTGATGAACTCTTCCGCACCCTGGTCCACGCGATGAACAACCCCAGGGCGACTCCTGGCTCCCACAGCGGCGACACCACCACATCAGACGCGGGTACTCGCACCCAGGCAGGCGCCGATCCCAGCGTTGCAGAGGGTGCTGAAACCACCCACGCGGTGGATGCCACAGGCACCCCAGTCGACAACCTGGACGAGCGCACCCGGGACCAGAAAGCCCACGACGCCCTCATCGGCGTCCTCACCGCCGGATTGAAAGTCCCGCACAACACGCTCCCGGATCAGGGCGGGACCCGGCCCCAGATGCTGGTCACCCTCGACCTGCCGCTACTGCTGCGGATGATGCACCAGGCCGACATCGCCCCGAAGAACCTTGACCCGGCCTGGCTCACCGATGGGACCCTGACCCGTTTCGAGCTCTGCCAGGGCTCCTACACCGGACCCATCAGCCCCACCGCGATCCGGCACCTACTCTGCGAAGCCGAGATCCTGCCCGTCGTCCTCGGTGGGGCAGGGCAGATCCTGGATGTAGGCACCAGTGAGCGATTCTTCGACAAACACCTGCGCAAAGCCCTCGTCGCCCGCGACGGCGGCTGTGCCGCCCCCGGATGCATGGCTCCGGCGCCGTGGTGCGAAAGCCACCACATCGACCCAGCCCGGAATCAAGGACCGACCTCGACGGCCAACGGGGTGCTGCTATGCCACCACGACCACCGGTTAGCCGACCGAGGAGACTGGCAGATCCGGATCGTCGACGACGTGCCCTGGTTCACCGCGCCACCGTATATCGACCCCGACCAGGTCCCGAGACGCAACACCTACTGGCGGCCAGAGCGACAATAG
- a CDS encoding tRNA guanosine(34) transglycosylase Tgt translates to MEPVPTDADAAQNVTNQTAAAARQPAQPSPRDFSFRVEHRLTGDDGAPRHGRTGTIVTPHGIIQTPAFIPVATQATVKAVLPEAMAELGAQALLANAYHLYLQPGPDLLDEAGGLGRFMNWPGPTFTDSGGFQVMSLGSGFKKVIDMSGPKKVETVGSDDAVAPGKERLAHVDDDGVWFKSHLNGDRHRFNPEVSISIQHQLGADIMFAFDELTTLYNSRGYQEEALERTRLWAQRCLDEHARLTRERSDRPYQALFGVIQGAQYEDLRRKACADLAAMTTEFNAHSDGATSTTAETSISSGFDGYGIGGALEKKNLGTIVNWCADVLPENKPRHLLGISEPDDIFAAVEAGADTFDCVSPTRVARTGAFYTEKGRFNLPGAKYTRDFSPLQEGCDCYTCAHYTRAYLRHLIKAKEMVAHTLISIHNERFTVRLVDRVRASIADGTFYELKNEVLGQYYG, encoded by the coding sequence ATGGAACCTGTGCCTACCGACGCTGATGCCGCCCAGAACGTGACCAACCAGACAGCCGCAGCTGCCCGCCAACCAGCGCAGCCCTCCCCGCGTGATTTCTCGTTCAGGGTGGAGCACCGGCTCACCGGCGACGACGGCGCCCCGCGCCACGGCCGCACCGGCACCATCGTCACCCCGCACGGCATCATCCAGACTCCCGCCTTCATTCCGGTCGCCACGCAGGCCACCGTGAAAGCCGTACTGCCGGAGGCGATGGCCGAGCTCGGCGCGCAGGCGCTGCTGGCCAATGCCTACCACCTGTACCTGCAGCCCGGACCGGATCTGCTCGACGAAGCCGGAGGTCTGGGGCGGTTCATGAACTGGCCGGGGCCCACCTTCACCGATTCCGGCGGCTTCCAGGTGATGTCCCTGGGCTCCGGGTTCAAGAAGGTCATCGACATGTCCGGCCCGAAGAAGGTCGAGACGGTGGGCTCAGACGACGCGGTGGCGCCGGGCAAGGAGCGGCTGGCCCACGTCGACGACGACGGCGTCTGGTTCAAGTCGCACCTGAACGGCGACCGCCACCGGTTCAACCCGGAGGTCTCGATCAGCATCCAGCATCAGCTCGGCGCCGACATCATGTTCGCCTTCGACGAGCTGACCACCCTCTACAACTCCCGCGGCTACCAGGAGGAGGCGCTGGAGCGCACCCGGCTCTGGGCACAGCGCTGCCTCGACGAGCACGCCCGGCTCACCCGTGAGCGCAGCGACCGGCCGTACCAAGCGCTCTTCGGCGTCATTCAGGGCGCCCAGTACGAAGACCTGCGCCGCAAGGCCTGTGCTGACCTGGCCGCCATGACCACCGAATTCAATGCACATTCCGACGGCGCCACGAGCACCACTGCCGAGACCAGCATCAGCTCCGGCTTCGACGGCTACGGGATCGGCGGGGCGCTGGAGAAGAAGAACCTGGGCACGATCGTGAACTGGTGCGCGGACGTGCTGCCGGAGAACAAGCCGCGGCACCTGCTGGGCATCTCCGAACCCGATGACATCTTCGCCGCGGTGGAGGCCGGGGCAGACACCTTCGACTGCGTCTCCCCCACCCGGGTGGCCCGCACCGGGGCGTTCTACACGGAAAAGGGCCGGTTCAACCTCCCCGGTGCCAAGTACACCCGCGATTTCTCACCCCTGCAGGAAGGGTGCGACTGCTACACCTGCGCCCACTACACGCGCGCGTACCTGCGTCACCTCATCAAGGCGAAGGAGATGGTGGCGCACACGCTGATCTCCATCCACAACGAGCGGTTCACGGTGCGCCTGGTCGACCGGGTGCGCGCCTCCATCGCGGACGGCACCTTCTACGAGCTCAAGAACGAGGTGCTGGGCCAGTACTACGGCTGA
- a CDS encoding NUDIX hydrolase family protein produces the protein MSVRTPDPHPGWLNEDDLYEARRRLPMVYVEAIPVRVDSLGYVSEVGSLYVADDDGRFYRTFVSGRVLYRETIRAALMRHLEKDLGPLALPQLPPAISPFTVAEYFPSPSETGLTDDRQHAVSLCYLVPVTGECQPRQDALELTWFTPDEALSPEIQNEFVGGRELLVRQALAHAGWGR, from the coding sequence ATGAGTGTTCGCACCCCTGACCCGCACCCGGGATGGCTCAACGAGGACGATCTATACGAGGCACGGCGGCGACTGCCGATGGTGTACGTGGAGGCGATCCCGGTCCGCGTGGATTCGCTGGGCTACGTCTCCGAGGTGGGCTCCCTGTACGTGGCCGACGACGACGGCCGGTTCTACCGCACCTTCGTCTCGGGGCGGGTGCTGTACCGCGAGACCATCCGGGCCGCCCTGATGCGCCATCTGGAGAAGGACCTCGGCCCGCTGGCGCTGCCGCAGCTGCCCCCGGCGATCTCCCCGTTCACGGTGGCCGAGTATTTCCCCTCCCCCTCGGAGACCGGGCTCACCGATGACCGCCAACACGCCGTCTCGCTGTGCTATCTGGTGCCGGTCACCGGGGAGTGCCAGCCGCGCCAGGACGCACTCGAGCTCACCTGGTTCACCCCGGACGAGGCGCTGTCGCCCGAGATCCAGAACGAGTTCGTGGGCGGACGCGAGCTCCTGGTCCGGCAGGCGCTGGCCCATGCGGGTTGGGGGCGGTGA
- a CDS encoding GNAT family N-acetyltransferase: protein MSGLLWRTRSENEGSAEDRRMIRQVLEAAFHTSAEADLIDALRQDPEHWIPRYSIIGMTTAIPDSELETTAAAHAVLHRCTISEADAEADVLMLAPAGVLPQHHGEGGGTAVIEAALAAAQADGASLVVVYGFPDYYPRFGFEPAEAHGITAGFADQPEALQVRILDQSAPVPSGEVRLPVAYGV, encoded by the coding sequence ATGAGCGGACTACTGTGGCGCACCCGCAGCGAAAACGAGGGCTCGGCTGAGGATCGGCGGATGATCCGGCAGGTGCTGGAAGCGGCCTTCCACACCAGCGCCGAGGCAGACCTGATCGACGCGCTGCGCCAGGATCCCGAGCACTGGATTCCACGCTACTCCATCATCGGGATGACGACGGCGATCCCGGATTCCGAATTGGAGACGACGGCGGCCGCCCACGCCGTGTTGCACCGCTGCACCATCAGTGAGGCGGACGCGGAAGCTGACGTTCTGATGCTGGCGCCCGCCGGGGTGTTGCCCCAGCATCACGGGGAAGGCGGCGGCACCGCGGTGATCGAAGCGGCTCTGGCCGCCGCGCAGGCCGACGGGGCGTCGCTGGTGGTCGTCTACGGGTTCCCCGACTACTATCCGCGCTTCGGATTCGAACCGGCTGAGGCACACGGGATCACCGCTGGCTTCGCTGACCAGCCGGAGGCGCTGCAGGTCCGGATCCTCGACCAATCAGCACCCGTTCCCTCGGGCGAGGTGCGGTTGCCCGTGGCGTACGGGGTGTGA
- a CDS encoding SRPBCC family protein → MTDPAESISTHIDVDDEHCFMEVSVDLPATPEAVWESVATGPGYRRWFVEAEIDGRVGGALITHHGDFGASHGTIVEWEPHRRYRYLEADWMGEEQPVPPWETEIVLTPVGEDGTVTRATLRSGISAEGATWKDAILGTQEGWEGAWLNLLQFHAHFGDRHAAQALVMRAGGPDDDIVTTLGLVGAVVGEERGVSNPAPSGAGGTEQPGGELLRGTVIATTDSLSDQDATSRSVTLRTTDAVYEFGTLLMGGERTLVVRGYLYPEASRGLSAAVWESQVAEVGSAARRRWETVVDDVVAPSPGME, encoded by the coding sequence ATGACTGACCCCGCGGAGAGCATCAGCACCCACATCGACGTCGACGACGAACACTGCTTCATGGAGGTCAGCGTGGATCTTCCGGCCACCCCCGAAGCGGTCTGGGAATCGGTGGCCACCGGTCCCGGTTACCGGCGCTGGTTCGTCGAGGCGGAGATCGACGGGCGCGTGGGCGGAGCGCTCATCACCCATCACGGGGACTTCGGCGCATCGCACGGCACCATCGTCGAGTGGGAGCCGCACCGCCGCTATCGGTACCTCGAGGCCGACTGGATGGGCGAGGAGCAGCCGGTGCCGCCGTGGGAGACCGAGATCGTGCTGACTCCGGTGGGTGAGGACGGCACCGTCACCCGAGCCACACTGCGCAGCGGTATCAGCGCCGAGGGGGCGACCTGGAAGGACGCCATCCTGGGCACCCAGGAGGGATGGGAAGGCGCCTGGCTGAACCTGCTGCAGTTCCACGCTCACTTCGGCGACCGCCACGCGGCTCAGGCCCTGGTGATGCGCGCCGGAGGTCCCGACGACGACATCGTGACGACGCTCGGGTTGGTCGGAGCCGTCGTCGGAGAAGAACGCGGTGTGAGCAACCCAGCACCGTCCGGGGCAGGCGGCACGGAACAGCCAGGCGGCGAGCTGCTGCGTGGCACGGTCATCGCCACCACCGACTCGCTGTCCGATCAGGACGCCACCTCGCGGTCGGTGACGCTGCGCACGACAGACGCCGTCTATGAGTTCGGCACCCTGCTCATGGGTGGGGAGCGCACCCTCGTGGTGCGCGGCTACCTCTACCCGGAGGCCAGCCGGGGCCTCAGTGCCGCCGTCTGGGAGTCCCAGGTTGCCGAGGTCGGCTCCGCCGCACGGCGTCGCTGGGAGACGGTGGTGGACGACGTCGTCGCACCCTCGCCCGGCATGGAGTGA
- a CDS encoding FUSC family protein has protein sequence MALRSLTNPLPSLFTIGPADRDHEAGVRCAITVLVPLLTLLAIDRIDLSIFACFGAFTAIYGRNLDHAARFQMQARAGGLMLAVLLLATLAGRVGISEAQNPWLLVACTTAVAGVASVIAAHWRLRPSGSLFQIFAFAAVASIPVQPAWWEAMATSCATVGFALAVGLVSRVLRSHRTPLYWPRTEALSEDHRKIILGEGVWYLVAAGAAGTVATALGAALGISHNYWAMVAAVVPLVGHSTRYRVSRGLQRVIGTFLGLLVLAAVLALEPALWVLVLLIAALQFTAEMFIARQYMIAQAVVTPLALLATVLATSAHTGALPTGAEATALMYDRAMETVIGSGIGVMCVLFPWAWRRYVKRTAEPERSVGPSVRG, from the coding sequence ATGGCGCTGAGGAGTTTGACGAATCCGCTGCCGTCGCTGTTCACGATCGGGCCCGCCGACCGCGACCACGAGGCGGGGGTGCGCTGCGCGATCACGGTGCTGGTGCCGCTGCTGACCCTGCTGGCGATCGACCGGATTGATCTCTCCATTTTTGCCTGTTTCGGGGCGTTCACCGCCATTTATGGGCGCAATCTCGATCACGCGGCCCGCTTCCAGATGCAGGCGCGCGCCGGTGGGCTCATGCTGGCGGTACTGTTGCTGGCTACCCTGGCCGGACGCGTCGGTATTTCGGAGGCGCAGAACCCGTGGCTGCTGGTGGCCTGCACGACGGCGGTGGCCGGGGTGGCCTCGGTGATCGCCGCGCACTGGCGGTTGCGTCCATCGGGTTCGCTGTTTCAGATTTTCGCGTTCGCCGCGGTGGCGTCGATTCCGGTGCAGCCGGCGTGGTGGGAGGCCATGGCGACGTCGTGCGCGACCGTGGGATTCGCCCTGGCGGTGGGGCTGGTGTCGCGGGTGCTGCGATCGCACCGGACCCCGCTGTATTGGCCGCGCACGGAGGCGTTGTCGGAGGATCACCGCAAGATCATTCTGGGCGAGGGCGTCTGGTATCTGGTGGCCGCCGGTGCCGCGGGGACGGTGGCGACCGCGTTGGGGGCGGCCCTCGGGATCAGCCACAACTACTGGGCGATGGTGGCCGCGGTGGTGCCGTTGGTGGGGCATTCGACCCGGTACCGGGTGAGCCGCGGGCTACAGCGGGTGATCGGCACGTTCCTCGGGTTGCTCGTGCTCGCTGCCGTGTTGGCGCTGGAACCGGCGCTGTGGGTGCTGGTGCTGCTGATCGCCGCCCTGCAGTTCACCGCGGAAATGTTTATCGCCCGGCAGTACATGATCGCTCAGGCGGTGGTGACCCCCTTGGCGCTGCTGGCCACGGTGCTGGCGACGTCGGCGCACACCGGCGCACTGCCCACCGGGGCCGAGGCGACGGCGCTGATGTACGACCGTGCCATGGAGACCGTGATCGGCTCCGGCATCGGCGTCATGTGTGTGCTCTTCCCTTGGGCGTGGCGCCGGTACGTGAAGCGCACCGCCGAACCCGAACGCTCGGTGGGGCCCTCCGTGCGCGGGTGA
- a CDS encoding NAD(P)/FAD-dependent oxidoreductase produces the protein MSSAGPVAQPDADPVTGPVMIVGGSVAGYTVASRLRQHGFTAPITLIDPEGLPYERPPLSKQLLLGETGPEDLALAGTSWFTEHEVELVHARVESLRLGPAGAEHTLTLDDGAELTAATVVLATGATPISLGIEVDDDAPSANDPSADPRVLTLRHRDDVTALRQILDAAHHTGRPARIAVVGAGVLGAELASSLTELGAEVVLFAGPGIPASALFGRRIAARLHAQHTDHGVHVFPEYAGSVRLHSSSNTKPSSDPTSTGVEVLTLSGAAVPADAVISAIGISPNTWLAEEGGLELADGIIVDADQRASHPDVFAVGDVARHEQAPRRTEHWQHAIDTATTAAAVIAEATPPSPGPEWFWSDRYGVHVEAIGSLRAAAADHPATGYTVVHREDPAHPEKLATFVLDDAGLLVGAASIDDPLAVRAARRIIQRGLVVDPDQLADPEVSYKALAR, from the coding sequence ATGAGTTCTGCTGGCCCGGTCGCCCAGCCAGACGCCGATCCTGTCACCGGCCCGGTCATGATCGTGGGTGGATCCGTGGCCGGATATACGGTGGCCTCCCGGCTGCGCCAGCACGGGTTCACCGCCCCGATCACCCTGATCGACCCCGAGGGGCTCCCCTACGAGCGCCCGCCGCTGAGCAAGCAGCTGCTGCTGGGGGAAACGGGCCCCGAGGACCTCGCGCTGGCCGGCACCTCCTGGTTCACCGAGCACGAGGTCGAGCTCGTCCACGCGCGCGTGGAGTCGTTGCGGCTGGGTCCGGCCGGGGCGGAGCACACACTCACCCTCGACGACGGCGCGGAGCTCACCGCCGCCACCGTGGTGCTGGCCACCGGGGCCACACCCATCAGCCTCGGTATTGAGGTCGACGACGACGCACCCAGCGCCAACGATCCGTCAGCGGATCCGCGAGTGCTCACCCTACGCCACCGGGACGACGTCACCGCACTGCGACAGATTCTCGACGCCGCACACCACACCGGGCGACCGGCGCGGATCGCCGTCGTCGGCGCCGGGGTGCTGGGCGCGGAGCTGGCCTCCTCACTCACCGAGCTCGGCGCCGAGGTGGTGCTCTTCGCCGGTCCCGGCATCCCGGCGTCCGCGCTCTTCGGCCGCCGCATTGCTGCACGGTTGCACGCCCAGCACACCGACCACGGGGTACACGTCTTTCCCGAGTACGCGGGTTCGGTGCGCCTGCACAGTTCCAGCAACACCAAGCCCAGCTCCGACCCGACCAGCACCGGCGTCGAGGTCCTGACCCTCTCCGGCGCTGCCGTGCCCGCCGACGCGGTGATCTCGGCCATCGGCATCTCCCCGAACACCTGGCTCGCCGAGGAGGGCGGACTCGAGTTGGCCGACGGCATCATCGTCGACGCCGACCAGCGGGCCAGCCACCCGGATGTTTTCGCCGTCGGCGATGTGGCCCGCCATGAGCAGGCACCCCGGCGCACCGAGCACTGGCAGCACGCCATCGACACCGCCACCACCGCCGCCGCAGTGATCGCCGAGGCCACCCCACCATCCCCCGGACCGGAGTGGTTCTGGTCGGACCGTTACGGGGTGCATGTGGAGGCGATCGGCAGCCTGCGCGCCGCCGCGGCCGACCACCCGGCCACCGGATACACCGTCGTCCACCGTGAGGACCCGGCTCATCCGGAGAAGCTCGCCACCTTCGTGCTCGACGACGCCGGGCTGCTGGTCGGGGCCGCCAGCATCGACGACCCGCTGGCCGTGCGTGCGGCGCGGCGCATCATCCAGCGCGGTCTCGTCGTCGATCCCGATCAGCTGGCCGACCCCGAGGTGAGTTACAAGGCGCTGGCCCGGTGA
- a CDS encoding bifunctional 3-phenylpropionate/cinnamic acid dioxygenase ferredoxin subunit — protein MSSVDPIRVGSVSEVPEGEALLVPAATTGTVPITVFHAEDGEFYALDDRCTHGAASLAEGWIEDDQIECPLHGAAFCLRTGAALTLPATVDTRTHRVEVDGEDLLLYPGTPASS, from the coding sequence ATGAGTAGCGTTGACCCGATCCGCGTCGGTTCCGTCAGTGAGGTTCCCGAAGGCGAGGCACTGCTCGTGCCGGCCGCCACCACCGGCACCGTGCCGATCACGGTGTTCCACGCCGAAGACGGTGAGTTTTACGCGCTCGACGACCGGTGCACCCACGGGGCGGCGTCGCTGGCCGAGGGCTGGATTGAAGACGACCAGATCGAGTGCCCCCTGCACGGCGCGGCATTCTGCCTGCGCACCGGGGCCGCACTGACCCTGCCCGCCACCGTGGACACCCGAACCCACCGGGTCGAGGTGGACGGCGAGGACCTGCTGCTCTACCCGGGCACCCCGGCGTCGTCATGA
- a CDS encoding acyl-CoA dehydrogenase family protein, translated as MSDRLRQLQEKYRPHFEKIADGASERDATRELPYELIKQLIADGFGAVRVPVEYGGAGATLPELFELLTDLATADSNITQALRAHFAFVEDRLVAEPGPARDAWLRRFVDGDLVGNAWTEIGDVALGETATKVSPTDDPDVFRVNGQKYYSTGSIFADWTDTTAQRTDTGDQVIAVVSTHQDAVARFDDWDGFGQRTTGTGTTIFTDAEVSAENVILFSTRFKYQTAFYQVVLLSVLAGTAAAAEKDFGATLAARHRTFSHGNGPAPQDPQLLQVIGEVSSAAFAARATVYRTAQALQDAYDAAFALREGTLTLEEEERVNDHTELASAQGQVALTGYVTNAISHAFDALAASSSSTSKNLDRHWRNARTAGSHNPWVFKAKQIGDFATNGTVPSRIWAVGSTK; from the coding sequence GTGTCAGATCGTCTGCGCCAACTACAGGAAAAGTACCGCCCGCATTTCGAGAAGATCGCGGACGGCGCCTCCGAACGTGACGCCACGCGCGAGCTGCCCTACGAGCTGATCAAGCAGCTCATCGCCGATGGTTTCGGCGCGGTGCGCGTTCCGGTGGAGTACGGCGGTGCCGGTGCGACCCTGCCCGAGCTGTTCGAGCTGCTGACCGACCTGGCGACGGCGGATTCCAACATCACTCAGGCTCTGCGGGCGCACTTCGCGTTCGTGGAAGACCGCCTCGTGGCGGAACCCGGTCCGGCGCGGGACGCCTGGCTGCGCCGCTTTGTCGACGGCGATCTGGTGGGCAACGCCTGGACCGAGATCGGCGACGTCGCCCTGGGTGAAACGGCCACGAAGGTCTCCCCCACCGATGACCCGGACGTGTTCCGCGTCAACGGCCAGAAATATTACTCCACCGGGTCGATTTTCGCCGACTGGACCGACACCACCGCCCAGCGCACCGACACCGGCGACCAGGTGATCGCCGTCGTGAGCACCCACCAGGATGCGGTGGCTCGCTTCGATGACTGGGACGGCTTCGGCCAGCGCACCACCGGCACCGGCACCACCATCTTCACCGACGCCGAAGTCTCCGCCGAGAACGTCATCCTGTTCTCCACCCGGTTCAAGTACCAGACTGCTTTCTATCAGGTGGTGCTGCTGTCGGTGCTCGCTGGCACCGCGGCGGCGGCGGAGAAGGATTTCGGTGCCACCCTGGCTGCACGTCATCGTACGTTCAGCCACGGCAATGGTCCCGCTCCGCAGGATCCGCAGCTGCTCCAGGTGATCGGCGAGGTGTCCTCGGCGGCGTTTGCCGCACGCGCCACGGTCTACCGCACGGCTCAGGCTCTACAGGATGCGTACGACGCGGCCTTCGCGCTGCGGGAGGGAACCCTCACTCTGGAGGAGGAAGAGCGGGTCAATGACCACACCGAACTGGCGTCGGCTCAGGGACAGGTGGCGCTGACCGGCTACGTGACGAACGCGATCAGCCATGCTTTCGATGCGCTAGCGGCCTCGAGTTCTTCGACGTCGAAGAACTTGGACCGGCACTGGCGTAATGCCCGCACCGCCGGCTCACACAACCCGTGGGTGTTCAAGGCGAAGCAGATCGGCGATTTCGCGACCAACGGCACGGTGCCGTCTCGCATCTGGGCCGTCGGTTCCACGAAGTAA